CGCAAGCACCCCTATCAAGACTGCATTCAGATCGATACCAAAAATATTCTATTCATCTGCGGCGGTGCATTTGTCGGCTTGGACAAGGCAGTTGAGCAACGGGTGGGCAAAAAGTCGATGGGCTTTATCCAACAAATGGAAGCTATGCCCAAGGAAAAACGCACTGCCAATATGCTCAAGCAGGTGCAGCCAGAAGATCTAGTTAAGTTTGGCATGATTCCAGAATTCATTGGCCGGGTGCCGATTTTGGCAGGCGTAGAGCCACTGGATGAAAATACCCTGATTTCGATCCTGACCGAGCCACGTAATGCTCTGGTGAAGCAGTACCAAAAATTGTTGGGAATGGATAATGTGGAGCTAGAATTTGCCAGTGATGCCATTACGGCGATCGCCAAGGAAGCCTATCGTCGCAAGACTGGCGCAAGATCGTTGCGGGGCATCGTTGAGCAATTGATGCTTGATTTGATGTATGAATTACCATCGCGTAAGGACGTACGCCGCTGTACGATTACGGGCGAAATGGTGGAGAAACTCTCCTCGGCGGAAGTTTTACTGCATCCCTCATCCTTACCAAAAACTGAAACTGCTTAAGCTAAATCGTGTAGATCTACTAACAGATTTGTGCATTAAGGTATAGTCACATGGATAAAATTAATGGCAAAATAATGCCATGTATCCTTGGCTACCACGATGTCTAAATCTGCCCATCCGCCAGAGATGCTGGTGGATGCCTACAATGTAATCGGTGCCTGGTTATGGCTAAAGGAACTCAAAAACTCCGCTAGTCTCGATCGGGCTCGCCGTGAACTTATCGAGGCCATGACTAACTTTGCTCATTTTCATGGCTATAAGACCACGTTGGTATTTGATGCCTATAATCAAGCTACGCCTGCGGCAGTTGAAAAAATTACCAAAAATTTAAAACTCCACTACACCGATTATCGCCAGACCGCCGACACCTTTATTGAAAAAACCTGCGCCCGTTTGCATCGCCACCCGCTGCGGCATTTAAAACGGGTTATTGTAGTAACTTCCGATCGCGCCCAGCACACAGTTACCACTGGCTATGGTGCAGAATGGATGTCCGCTGAAGCCCTGGAACAAGAAGTATCAATTGCAAATCGCCGCATCCAACGCCACCAACGTCCCAAAACTCGCGCTGGCGATCAAACCCTCCGCCACATGCTCGATCGCCACACCTTCGAAACCCTCGATCGGATGCGTAAGGGTTTACAGTAATCAATTCAAAAGATATTTTTAGGTGACTAGAAAACTAAGGGAATAAATAAATGGGGTTATTGGTTGAAGGAGTTTGGCGCGACCAGTGGTATGACACCAGCAAAACCGGTGGTAAGTTTGTGCGGCAATCGAGTAGTTTCCGTAATCAGATTACTGCCGATGGCTCTGGTGGGTTCAAGGCGGAGGCCGATCGCTATCACTTGTATGTGTCGCTGGCCTGTCCCTGGGCGCACCGCACTTTGATTTTCCGTAAGCTCAAGGGA
The sequence above is a segment of the Pseudanabaena sp. PCC 7367 genome. Coding sequences within it:
- a CDS encoding NYN domain-containing protein yields the protein MSKSAHPPEMLVDAYNVIGAWLWLKELKNSASLDRARRELIEAMTNFAHFHGYKTTLVFDAYNQATPAAVEKITKNLKLHYTDYRQTADTFIEKTCARLHRHPLRHLKRVIVVTSDRAQHTVTTGYGAEWMSAEALEQEVSIANRRIQRHQRPKTRAGDQTLRHMLDRHTFETLDRMRKGLQ